DNA from Rubrobacter naiadicus:
TCTGGTAAGTCTACGCTGCTGCGCTGTATCGCGGGGCTCATACCTCCTTCGGAGGGTAACGTCTTCTACCGGGGCAGGCCCCTCTCCGGCTCCAACCCGGGCACGGCGGTGGTCTTCCAGACCTTCGCGCTCCTGCCCTGGCTCACGGTGCAGCAGAACGTCGAGATCGGACTCGAAGCCCGCGGCGTGCCGCGTGAGGAGAGAAGGAAGAGGGCGCTCAAGGTGATAGACCTGATCGGGCTCGACGGGTTCGAGTCGGCCTACCCCAAGGAGCTCTCGGGGGGGATGCGCCAGCGGGTGGGCTTCGCCCGGGCTCTGGTCGTCGAGCCGGACGTGCTGCTCATGGACGAGCCGTTCAGCGCGCTCGACGTGCTCACCGCCGAGAACCTCAGGACCGAGATCCTCGAGCTGTGGCAGGCCGGTGAATTTCCCGCGAGGTCCATACTGCTCGTCACCCACAACATCGAGGAGGCCCTGCTCTTCGCCGACCGGGTGGTGGTGCTCGGGACCAACCCCGGTCGCATAAAGCACTCTCTGGTGGTCGGCCTGCCGCGTCCGCGCGACCGGCGCTCCGCTGCTTTCGAGGCGCTGCTCGACAGAACCTACGGGGTGATGATGGGGCGTGAGGAGGAGCTGCGCGGGGAGCTGGAGGGTGAGACGGAATCCGGGAGCGAGAAGGGGGTATCCCCCGGCATGATCCCCCACGCGAGCGTCGACGGGTTGTCGGGTTTTCTGGAGATACTGCAGGCCGAGGGCGGGGTGGCGGACCTGGCGGACCTCGCCTCCGACCTCGGCCTCGAGGTCGACGACATGGTGCCCCTCGTCGACGCCTGCCAGCTCCTCGGGTTCGTGAGGACCGAAGGCGGGGAGGTGCACATGACCGACGTGGGCCACGAGTTCGCATCGGCGGACATCCAAATCTCCAAACGTCTCTTCGCCCGACAGGTGAGGGAGCGGGTGTGGCTCGTGCGGGTGATCGAGAGGGCCATAGGACGAGCTTCCGACGGAGCGCTGCCCGAGGGGCTCTTCCTGGACATTCTGGGCAACCACTTCAGCCCCGAGGAGGCGCGCCGGCAGCTCGAGGTGGCCGTGGACTGGGGCAGATACGCCGAGCTGTACGAGTACGACGCCGCCCGCAGGGAGATCCGCACCCCGAACTTCGACGAGCGGGGATGAGGCCGCCTGTCCCGCCGAGGAACGGGGTTTCACGACCCGAGGCCACGTTTTAGCGACTATTTTACGTGTCGGGCGTAATCATGGTAGGCGAGCGCCCCGGTTCCATGCTCGAGGGAGGTCGAAGCTGCTGCGCCGGTTGTGGAGAATGTCGACGTGAAGGTCTATCGTGGTCGGATGAGGTTCGTGGGCGCCAGGAGGCGCCAGAAGAGGAAAGAGTTCCGCAAGCGCCTCTATCGCAGGCGCAGATGGTTCGGCCTCTTCGTCCTGGGGGCGGTGGTCCTGATCTGTTTCGCCGCGATAAAGGCCGAGGGCACGATAAAGGACGGGCCGATCCCGCCGGGGTTCTTCGCCGCCCATCCTTCCCTCGACCAGAGCAGCGTGATCTACGACTCCTCCGGCCATCCGGTGAGCTACGTCTTCGGGTCCGAGAACAGGATCGTGGTTCCCCTGAGCAAGATGTCGCCGTATCTTCCGGAGGCGCTCATCGCCATAGAGGACAACAACTTCTACGAGTTCCCGGCGATAGATCCCAAAGGGATAGCCCGCGCGATAGTCGTGGACATCACCCACGGGGCGCCGAGGCAGGGGGGCTCGACGCTCACCGAGCAGCTCATGAAGCAGCTCTACATAAAGCAGAACCTGCGGGGACAGAAGGACATCTGGCGGGTTCTGGCCGAGGCGGCGCTCTCGGTCCCCTACGCGATGAGCCACACCAAGCACCAGATCCTGCAGAACTACCTCAACACCGTCTACTTCGGGCATAACGCCTACGGAGCGCAGGCTGCGTCCCTGACTTACTTCGGGGTACCCGCGAACAAGTTGAGCCTGCCGCAGGCGGCCACCCTGGCCGGGTTGGTCAACGCACCGACTTACCTGGACCCGCTCAAGAACCCGAAGGCCGCCACCCAGAGGCGAAACGCCGTCCTCAAGGCGATGTTCGAGCAACACATGATCTCCCGCTCCCGCTACGAGAAGGCGGTGAAGACCCCGCTGCAGACTCACCCCTACGATTTCTCGGCCCCCGCTCAGGATGAGGCGTACACTACCGCGGTGAAGAACCTCCTCTTCAGGAAGCTCGGCCAGAAGAAGCTGGAGACCGGAGGCCTCAAGATCTACACCCCGATGAAGGAGAGCTTCCAGAAGAACACCTACTACTCTGCCAAAGCTCTGCTGCCCGACCCTTCGGTGGATCCCTCGGCCGCTTCGGCGGTGGTCCAGCCGGGCACCGGAGCGGTCCTCTCGCTGCAGGGGATGACCCCCGGTGGATTCGACCTCGCGACCCAGGGATACAGGCAGCCGGGCAGCGCCTTCAAGACCTTCGCACTCGCCGCCGCGGTGAAGGACGGCATAGACCCGACCAGGAGCGTGTTCGTCTCGAAGAACCTGCAGTTCTCCTGGAACGGAACCCCGGCGAGCATCCACAACTTCGCCTACAAGCAGCGGGGGCCGATGACGCTGGAGAAGGCGACCGAGGTCTCCGACGATACGGTCTTCGTTCAGCTCGGGCTCCTGGTGGGGCTGGACAATGTGATCCGAACCGCTCACCAGATGGGGATCACCTCGTCCCTCAACCGAGATCCCTCGATGCTCCTCGGCGGGCTACAAAAGGGGGTGACGGTGCTCGAGATGGCCTCGGCCTACGCGACGCTTGCCGACGGGGGCGTCTACCACTCACCGTACGTCGTGAGCAAGGTCGAACAGAACGGCCGGGTCATCTGGACGCCGCACCACACCTCCCGTCGGGCGCTCACGAAGAACCAGGCCGCCGTCGTGGACTCGGTTCTCGAAGGGGTCATGAAGAACGGCACCCCCAGATGGTTCCACGACGCCGACGCCGAGACCGGGCATACCATCGCCGGTAAGCCCGGCATCTCGAGCAACGACAACGACGCCTACTTCGCGGCCTACACCCCTCAGTACTCGATGGCCGTCTGGGTCGGCTACCCGCAGGGAGGCTCGATGGCGAACGTGCCGGGGATAGGCTACGTCTACGGCGAGAGCATCCCGCAGGAGATCATGATCCAGCTCTTCAAGGAAGCCCTCCGGAACAAGCCGAATGTCGGCTTCCCGAAGCCCGACTTCTCCGGGCTGCACGCGATCTACGTGCCCCCGAACGACATCCAGAACCTGGCAGACAACGGCCTGCGCGGCACCAGCATAAACGCCTTCTCCCCTCCGCCGGTCCATCCGGCGAGTAGCGGCGCCGGCCGGGGGACGCAGGGAAGCTCCTCCGGAGGCGGGGGTACGAACTTCCTGAAGGGGCTGCACCAGCTCCTCCAAAACATCCAGAAGAACCTGCCGTAGGAGGCCCTTCGGCGTCGTATCCTCAGTCTACCTGCCTCCATACGGCGGCGACGACATCCCGCAGGAAGCGCGCGACCGCCCGACGCTCGTCCTCGTCCATGTGCTCCACTACCGCGCGGATCTCCTGCACGAGCGGCCGGAGGTGCCGCCGGGCCTCCGCAACCCCCCGCGGCGTGGCCCTTATCACGGAGCTGCGCCGGTCTTCGGGGTTGGGGTATCGCTTCGCGAACCCGGCCCGCTCCAGACGATCCACCAGCGCCGTCACCGCCCCCGAACTCATCGAGAGCCGCCGCCCCAACTCCTTGGGCGTAAGCTCCCCCGCACCGAGGTGCTCCAGCGCAGCCACCTCCGAGAGCCCGAGCCCCACCCGTCGCGCCACCGCCGCCGTGTACGAGAGCGTCGCCGAGATCTCGTCTCGCAGCAACACCACCAGATCCTCCGGATCGTGGCGTGGGTTTCTGCCGGCTTCGCTCTCGTGACGGTCGTCCACGAGGGTGTTGTAGCACGCACCCTCTCCCCTTGTGAACCCTTGTGTTTGGGATCACGAAAATTACCGGTGCAAAGATTGAAACCGCAAGGAAGTTCCGTATACTCTCCCGGCAGCGGTTACGGAGTGTTACGAGGTATTCCATGTCCGAGTTTTTGCGGAACGAGAAGGAGGCCGGGGTAGGGATCTTCGTTGGCGAGGAGCCGCTTCTGGAGCGGCTTGCGCTGGCCTTCAAGCGGACGCTCGGTGCGATCGAGCGGGAGAGCGGCATCGGTGCGATGAAGCTCTTCGTGCTCTCCGAGATCGGCCGTGGGGAGGGGGTGAGCCAGGCTGCCATCTGTCAGGAGCACGGGCTCGACCCTTCGCGGGTGACGCGTTTCGCGCAGGCGCTGGAGGGGGAGGGTTTGATCTTTCGGGAGCGCGATCCCGAGGACAATCGGGTGGTCAGGATGTACCTCACCGACGAGGGGAGGAGGCTGCTCGGTGTGGTGCCGGCGCTCGAGGAGGAGCTGGGGCGGCGGGTGTCTGGCGCCATGAGTGAGCGGGAGGCCGGAGAGCTCGCGAGGCTGCTCGGGCTGCTCGCCGAGGCGATGAGATGAACGTTCGTTTTGCGAGAAAGGGTTCCCAAAGATTGAAGGATTATTTCGCGTTCGGAGGGGAGGTGTGAGGATGAGCCGTCTGAAGGAGCCCGGGGTCAGGGCACAGGTTCTCGCGGTGGCCGGGCTCATGCTCGCGCTCTTTCTGGTGGCGCTCGATCAGACGGTGGTCGGGACGGCGATGCCCAAGATCATCGCCGATTTGAAAGGCTTCGACAAATACGCGTGGGTGACCACCTCGTATCTGCTCGCCTCCACCGCGATGATCCCGGTCATCGGCAAGCTCGGCGACATCTACGGAAGAAAGTGGTTCATCTTCTCCGGTATAGTGGTCTTCCTGGCGGCCAGCGCCCTCTCGGGGGCCTCCTGGGGGATGAACGAGCTGATCATCTTCCGCGGGCTGCAGGGGCTCGGGGCCGGCATGATCTTCTCGAACATCTTCACCTCGGTCGCGGACATCTTCCCCGACCCGGCCCGCCGCTCCCGCTACCAGGGCATCTTCTTCAGCGTGTTCGCGCTCTCCAGCGTCGTCGGTCCTACCCTGGGAGGCTGGATCACGGACAACCTCTCCTGGCGGTGGGTGTTCTACATAAACCTGCCCCTCGGCATCTTCTCTCTGTTCGTCCTGCCCTTCGTGCTCCCGCAGAGCAGCAACCGCCGCAAGGCGAAGATAGACCTCGCCGGGGCCGCCACGGTGACCGCCGCCGTCGTCGCGCTCCTGCTCGCCCTCTCCTGGGTCGGGCAGGGCTACGACTGGAGCTCTGACCGCGTCGTCGGAGGGCTCATCTCCTCCGCCCTCCTCTTCGCCGCCTTCGTGCCGCTGGAGCTGCGTGCTCCGGAGCCCGTCATCCCGCTCTCGCTCTTCAGAAGTCGGGTCTTCGCCTCCGCGTCTGCGCTCATGTTCCTCGTTGGCGTCGCGATGTTCGCCGTCATCCTCTACACCCCGCTCTTCGTGCAGGGCGTGCTCGGCAAGACCGCGACCGGCTCTGGGACCATCCTCACCCCGCTGGTTTTGACGATGACCGCGACGGGCATCGTCGTCGGCCAGCTCGTCGCCAGGTTCAAGCGCACCAAGCCCTTCATGGTGATCGGCACCGTCGTGATGGCCGCAGGCGTCTACCTGCTCAGCACGCTCGGCGTCCACTCCGGCGAGGGAACCGTCGCCCTCTACCTCATCGTCACCGGACTCGGGCTCGGCCCGATCATGCCCACCTCCACCCTCTCGGTGCAGAGCACGGTGGAGAGGAAGATGCTAGGTGTGGCCACCTCGGCCACCCAGTTCATCCGCTCGATAGGCTCCACCGTCGGCACCGCCGTCGTCGGTTCGATAGTCACCCGCGGATACGCCGACAGGCTTGCCAGCGATGCCCCCTCACAGGCCCCACCTCGCCTCGTCCACGCCCTCCAGAACCCGCAGGCGCTGGTCAGCGAGCAGGCCCGCCGCGCCCTCTCCCGGGCCGTCTCCGCCTTCCCCGGCGGCGAGCAGCTCCTGGCCGCGGTTCTACGGAGCGCCCGTGCCGCCCTCGCGCATTCGATCCACGAGGGTTTCCTCTTCACGCTGGTCGCGGTCCTGCTCGGGTTCATGGCCGCGCTCGCGATGAAGAACCTCCACCTCGACGACGCGAGCCTCCCCGGACGCGCACCCGAGATGCAGCAGCCCGACTCCGACCGGGAGCGACAGCGGGCGATCCTCACCGGCATCACCCTGGAGTACCTCGCCCGCAGGGTCGAGAGCGCCAACGGTGACTCTCCGAACCTGATCTCGGCCGCCTCCAGGCTCGTCCCCGAGTCTAAAGGCACCGAGAAGGAGCGCGCGGTGATCGCCGCAAGAGAAGTGCTGCGCCCGCTCGCCGTGCAGGCCCTCCTCTCCGGGATGCGTCGGGACGCAGATGACGATGGTCTCTCCTCCTGAGGGAGGATGTCCGGACCGGATGAAGCTTGCCGGCCAGATCTCCGGTGCGGCCGCCGGGGGTGGAGGGGCTAGAGGCTCCCGGACTGTCGCATCATCCCCCCGTCCACGAAGTAGGTGCTGCCGGTGACGTAAGAGGCGGCGTCCGAGGCGAGGAAGACCGCGACCGAGGCGACGTCCTCCGGCTGGCCGATTCTCCCGAGCGGGATCTCCTCGAGGAGCTGCTTCATCTGGTCGGGGTTCTCTTTCAGATTCTGGTTTATCGGGGTCTCGATCGCGCCGGGGCCGATGTTGTTGACGGTGATCCCGTACGGGGCGAGCTCGACGGCGATCGTGCGCATGAGCATCTTCAGCCCGCCCTTCGCCGCGCAGTAGGGGGCGTTGGTGGGCATGGTTATCTCCTCGTGGACGCTGGAGACGTTTATGATCCTGCCGCCGTCCCCCTGCGAGACCATCTGCTTCGCCGCCTCCTGGCAGCAGAGCCACACCCCGGTGAGGTTCACCGCGATGACCTTCTCCCAGGTCTCGAGCGGCGTCTCCAGGAACGGCTTCTTCTCTTCGATCCCGGCGTTGTTCACCATTATGTCGAGCCGCCCGAACTCCTCGACCGTCCTGCCGACGAGCTTCTTTATGTCCTCGGGCTTCGAGACGTCGGCCTGCACGGCGATGGCCTGGCCGCCTGCCTTCTCGATCTCTTCCACCGCTTCTCTGGCCTCGTCGGGGTGGCTGCGGTAGTCGACCGTGACCTTCGCGCCCTCCCGGCCGAAGGCCTTCGCGATGGCCTTGCCTATCCCGAGCGATGAGCCCGTTACGATCGCGACCTTGTCCTTGAGCTGCATCTCTTTCGGCTCCTTTCAGCCCTCTTCGTCCATCACGGTATCCAGATAGAGCGCGGCCGTCCACGAGAAGAAGACCGAGCCGTGCCCGCTGCCGTCGAACGGGTCGAAGTACTCGTGGAAGCCGGAGTCCTCGACGAGGTTCGCGATGCTCTCCCGCAGGCGACGTGCCTCTTCGTCGTGCCCGTAGCGCTCGAGCCCGCGCATCAAGAACCAGTTTATGTTTATCCAGACCGGCCCCCGCCAGTACTGCACCGGCGAGAAGCCGAAGCCGTGCACGTCGTAGCAGGGGATCGGGATGACCTTCTCGTTCTCCAGGTCGAAGTAGCCCTTCAGGCTCTCGACCATCCGTCTGGCCTGCTCCTCGTCCGGCACCCCGGCGTAGAGCGGGACGAAGTTCGGGGTGACGTACGCTTGGATCTTGCGCTCCGAGACCAGGTCGTAGTCGAGGTAGATGGCGTGCTCTTCGTCCCAGAGCTTCTCGTTCATCGCCCTTCTGGTCTTCTCGCCGCGTTCCTCCATCGGGGAAGGGTCCTCGCCGAGGATGCGCGCGATCTCGGCGAGGTCCTGATCGGACCGGTACAGCAGCGCGTTGAAGAGCACGTCCTGCACCAGAAACGGACAGTCTTCCCGGATCTTCGCCTCGTCGTACTCCCGCTCGGCGAAGAACCTGACCAGCCAGGCGAAGCGGTCGTAGGCGCTGCTCGTCGGGCGGTCGGCGGCGGAGACGGTGTGGGTGTCGGCGCGGTGGTAGCGCGGGATCTCCTCTGCTTTGAGGTGTATCGCGAGCATGACCGTATCCCACAAAGGGGAGTTGTCCATCCCGCTCTCCCACGGGTGGCGGATGTAGACGAGACCCTCGTCCTCCGGGTCACGTTCCCGGTAGAGGTAGTCGTGCCAGCTCCTGAGGTGGGGATACGCCTCTTCGAGGAACCTCCTGCCCTCCTTCTCGTCTCCCGCGTGGCGGTAGGTGTGCAGCACGGCGGTGGCGTGCACCGGGGGCTGGACCACGCCCGAGGTCTTGTGGTGCTCGGGTGCGTTCGGGCTCTCCTTGGCGTGCCAGAACCCGGGACCCGGGAAGTAGTTCCCGAACTCGGGGTTGAAGACGATCTGCGGCAGGAGCCCGTTCTTCCACTGCGCGCTGAAAAGGTGGC
Protein-coding regions in this window:
- a CDS encoding SDR family oxidoreductase; translation: MQLKDKVAIVTGSSLGIGKAIAKAFGREGAKVTVDYRSHPDEAREAVEEIEKAGGQAIAVQADVSKPEDIKKLVGRTVEEFGRLDIMVNNAGIEEKKPFLETPLETWEKVIAVNLTGVWLCCQEAAKQMVSQGDGGRIINVSSVHEEITMPTNAPYCAAKGGLKMLMRTIAVELAPYGITVNNIGPGAIETPINQNLKENPDQMKQLLEEIPLGRIGQPEDVASVAVFLASDAASYVTGSTYFVDGGMMRQSGSL
- a CDS encoding MarR family winged helix-turn-helix transcriptional regulator yields the protein MVLLRDEISATLSYTAAVARRVGLGLSEVAALEHLGAGELTPKELGRRLSMSSGAVTALVDRLERAGFAKRYPNPEDRRSSVIRATPRGVAEARRHLRPLVQEIRAVVEHMDEDERRAVARFLRDVVAAVWRQVD
- a CDS encoding nitrate/sulfonate/bicarbonate ABC transporter ATP-binding protein; this translates as MASVTTTSEVIISVRNLRKDFETPSGGNLPVLEGIDLELHEGEIVALLGRSGSGKSTLLRCIAGLIPPSEGNVFYRGRPLSGSNPGTAVVFQTFALLPWLTVQQNVEIGLEARGVPREERRKRALKVIDLIGLDGFESAYPKELSGGMRQRVGFARALVVEPDVLLMDEPFSALDVLTAENLRTEILELWQAGEFPARSILLVTHNIEEALLFADRVVVLGTNPGRIKHSLVVGLPRPRDRRSAAFEALLDRTYGVMMGREEELRGELEGETESGSEKGVSPGMIPHASVDGLSGFLEILQAEGGVADLADLASDLGLEVDDMVPLVDACQLLGFVRTEGGEVHMTDVGHEFASADIQISKRLFARQVRERVWLVRVIERAIGRASDGALPEGLFLDILGNHFSPEEARRQLEVAVDWGRYAELYEYDAARREIRTPNFDERG
- a CDS encoding transglycosylase domain-containing protein → MKVYRGRMRFVGARRRQKRKEFRKRLYRRRRWFGLFVLGAVVLICFAAIKAEGTIKDGPIPPGFFAAHPSLDQSSVIYDSSGHPVSYVFGSENRIVVPLSKMSPYLPEALIAIEDNNFYEFPAIDPKGIARAIVVDITHGAPRQGGSTLTEQLMKQLYIKQNLRGQKDIWRVLAEAALSVPYAMSHTKHQILQNYLNTVYFGHNAYGAQAASLTYFGVPANKLSLPQAATLAGLVNAPTYLDPLKNPKAATQRRNAVLKAMFEQHMISRSRYEKAVKTPLQTHPYDFSAPAQDEAYTTAVKNLLFRKLGQKKLETGGLKIYTPMKESFQKNTYYSAKALLPDPSVDPSAASAVVQPGTGAVLSLQGMTPGGFDLATQGYRQPGSAFKTFALAAAVKDGIDPTRSVFVSKNLQFSWNGTPASIHNFAYKQRGPMTLEKATEVSDDTVFVQLGLLVGLDNVIRTAHQMGITSSLNRDPSMLLGGLQKGVTVLEMASAYATLADGGVYHSPYVVSKVEQNGRVIWTPHHTSRRALTKNQAAVVDSVLEGVMKNGTPRWFHDADAETGHTIAGKPGISSNDNDAYFAAYTPQYSMAVWVGYPQGGSMANVPGIGYVYGESIPQEIMIQLFKEALRNKPNVGFPKPDFSGLHAIYVPPNDIQNLADNGLRGTSINAFSPPPVHPASSGAGRGTQGSSSGGGGTNFLKGLHQLLQNIQKNLP
- a CDS encoding amylo-alpha-1,6-glucosidase, with amino-acid sequence MTSEKKRKISIEQARKILDFNWTGSYTQPGPRLYPHQWSWDSGLVAFGYARYDTSRAVRELRHLFSAQWKNGLLPQIVFNPEFGNYFPGPGFWHAKESPNAPEHHKTSGVVQPPVHATAVLHTYRHAGDEKEGRRFLEEAYPHLRSWHDYLYRERDPEDEGLVYIRHPWESGMDNSPLWDTVMLAIHLKAEEIPRYHRADTHTVSAADRPTSSAYDRFAWLVRFFAEREYDEAKIREDCPFLVQDVLFNALLYRSDQDLAEIARILGEDPSPMEERGEKTRRAMNEKLWDEEHAIYLDYDLVSERKIQAYVTPNFVPLYAGVPDEEQARRMVESLKGYFDLENEKVIPIPCYDVHGFGFSPVQYWRGPVWININWFLMRGLERYGHDEEARRLRESIANLVEDSGFHEYFDPFDGSGHGSVFFSWTAALYLDTVMDEEG
- a CDS encoding MarR family winged helix-turn-helix transcriptional regulator, which translates into the protein MSEFLRNEKEAGVGIFVGEEPLLERLALAFKRTLGAIERESGIGAMKLFVLSEIGRGEGVSQAAICQEHGLDPSRVTRFAQALEGEGLIFRERDPEDNRVVRMYLTDEGRRLLGVVPALEEELGRRVSGAMSEREAGELARLLGLLAEAMR
- a CDS encoding MDR family MFS transporter, with the translated sequence MSRLKEPGVRAQVLAVAGLMLALFLVALDQTVVGTAMPKIIADLKGFDKYAWVTTSYLLASTAMIPVIGKLGDIYGRKWFIFSGIVVFLAASALSGASWGMNELIIFRGLQGLGAGMIFSNIFTSVADIFPDPARRSRYQGIFFSVFALSSVVGPTLGGWITDNLSWRWVFYINLPLGIFSLFVLPFVLPQSSNRRKAKIDLAGAATVTAAVVALLLALSWVGQGYDWSSDRVVGGLISSALLFAAFVPLELRAPEPVIPLSLFRSRVFASASALMFLVGVAMFAVILYTPLFVQGVLGKTATGSGTILTPLVLTMTATGIVVGQLVARFKRTKPFMVIGTVVMAAGVYLLSTLGVHSGEGTVALYLIVTGLGLGPIMPTSTLSVQSTVERKMLGVATSATQFIRSIGSTVGTAVVGSIVTRGYADRLASDAPSQAPPRLVHALQNPQALVSEQARRALSRAVSAFPGGEQLLAAVLRSARAALAHSIHEGFLFTLVAVLLGFMAALAMKNLHLDDASLPGRAPEMQQPDSDRERQRAILTGITLEYLARRVESANGDSPNLISAASRLVPESKGTEKERAVIAAREVLRPLAVQALLSGMRRDADDDGLSS